The following proteins are co-located in the bacterium genome:
- the rpsQ gene encoding 30S ribosomal protein S17 produces MEQQRKPRKVKVGTVISNKMDKTVVVSVVSAVKHPLYKKVIKRRSKFYAHDEKNICQVGSQVSIMETRPLSKLKHWRVVEVVK; encoded by the coding sequence ATGGAACAACAAAGAAAACCCAGAAAGGTTAAAGTTGGCACAGTAATTAGTAATAAAATGGACAAGACCGTTGTCGTCTCAGTTGTTAGTGCCGTTAAACATCCACTTTATAAAAAGGTTATAAAAAGAAGAAGTAAATTCTATGCCCATGACGAAAAAAATATCTGCCAGGTAGGTTCGCAAGTAAGTATTATGGAAACAAGACCTTTATCAAAACTTAAACACTGGCGAGTAGTTGAGGTTGTGAAATGA
- the rpmC gene encoding 50S ribosomal protein L29: protein MKLRDFRDLKEMDLDELKSQKEKFFGEVLNLRAHSAMKHLENPSKIRTLRRSIAKINTLLREYELGIREKH from the coding sequence GTGAAACTTAGAGATTTTAGAGACTTAAAAGAAATGGATTTAGATGAGTTAAAAAGCCAGAAAGAGAAATTTTTTGGTGAGGTGCTAAATTTACGAGCACATTCTGCTATGAAACATTTAGAAAATCCTTCAAAAATTCGGACATTAAGACGCTCAATCGCAAAAATAAATACACTCTTGAGAGAATACGAATTAGGTATAAGGGAGAAACATTAA
- the rplP gene encoding 50S ribosomal protein L16, which translates to MLMPKRVKYRKTHRGRRKGISTAGAQLNFGEYGLQALECGWITNRQIEAGRIAISRHIKRGGKLWIRIFPDKSVTKKPAETRMGKGKGAPEYWVAVVKPGRILYELGGVTKELAHEALLLTAHKLPIKTKFVTREGE; encoded by the coding sequence ATGTTGATGCCCAAACGAGTTAAATATCGAAAAACACATCGCGGTAGACGAAAGGGAATATCTACCGCCGGCGCTCAACTTAACTTTGGAGAATATGGCTTACAGGCATTAGAGTGTGGTTGGATAACCAATAGACAAATCGAAGCCGGCAGAATTGCTATCTCCAGACATATTAAAAGGGGTGGTAAATTGTGGATTAGAATATTCCCGGATAAATCTGTAACCAAAAAACCGGCTGAAACAAGAATGGGTAAAGGTAAAGGAGCACCTGAATATTGGGTTGCTGTTGTTAAACCTGGACGGATTCTTTATGAATTAGGCGGCGTAACAAAAGAATTAGCCCACGAAGCACTCCTTTTAACTGCTCATAAGTTACCGATAAAAACAAAATTCGTAACAAGAGAAGGAGAATAA
- the rpsC gene encoding 30S ribosomal protein S3 produces MGQKVHPIGFRLKYIYDWESRWFSKKSYRNDLIEDLKIRKFIKERLKRTGVSKIIIERFGQKMRITIYTARPGIVIGRRGQDVEKLRQEILKMTNLQIQIDINEIKEPELEAQVVAENIAIQIEKRISFRRAMRQAVITALRHGAKGIKVTCGGRLGGAEIARSEWYREGRVPLHTLRAEIDYATAEAVTTYGRIGIKVWIFKGEILSEEEREKARLMGLGAKLMEEEINVDAQTS; encoded by the coding sequence TTGGGACAAAAGGTTCATCCAATAGGTTTCAGGTTAAAGTATATCTATGATTGGGAATCACGCTGGTTTTCAAAAAAATCCTATAGAAATGATTTGATTGAAGACTTGAAAATTCGAAAGTTTATCAAAGAGAGATTGAAGAGAACTGGTGTGTCAAAAATCATTATTGAGCGATTTGGGCAGAAAATGAGAATTACCATTTATACTGCTCGACCGGGAATAGTCATTGGTCGCAGAGGACAGGATGTAGAAAAATTACGCCAGGAAATTCTAAAAATGACTAACCTCCAGATTCAAATTGATATTAATGAGATTAAAGAACCAGAATTAGAGGCTCAGGTGGTTGCAGAAAATATCGCTATCCAGATAGAAAAAAGAATCTCTTTTAGAAGGGCAATGAGACAGGCAGTTATAACGGCGCTGCGCCATGGGGCTAAAGGAATTAAAGTAACCTGTGGTGGTAGGCTTGGCGGTGCAGAAATAGCTCGAAGTGAGTGGTATCGGGAAGGACGAGTTCCACTTCATACCCTGAGAGCTGAAATCGATTATGCCACCGCAGAAGCAGTAACTACCTATGGCCGAATTGGGATAAAGGTGTGGATATTTAAAGGTGAGATTTTATCTGAGGAAGAGAGAGAAAAAGCAAGATTAATGGGATTAGGAGCGAAATTAATGGAGGAAGAAATCAATGTTGATGCCCAAACGAGTTAA